A genome region from Akkermansiaceae bacterium includes the following:
- a CDS encoding DEAD/DEAH box helicase, translating to MGFDTLGLSAPVLEAVLETGYTNPTPIQAQAIPVILEGKDVIGASQTGTGKTAAFALPSLSKIEKLGKPQILVLEPTRELAHQVAEQFEKYGAKTGMKVALLYGGVGLGEQMKQLTDGADIVVATPGRLVDCFYRAAMRFGEVKILILDEVDRMLDMGFLPQVRKIVNLCPWEGRQTLFFSATMPAAIQTFAQWCLVDPVKIEIARREVAATVSHAFYPVSIDQRDELLLALLKETDYHSVMIFTRTRREADEVTGMIKGTGQTKVAAMHSDINQTDRMKALAGFKSGEFEILVATDVAARGIDVSGVSHVINYRVPENAEDYVHRIGRTGRAEAEGDAFTILTADELDFAKSVEIFIGKEIKREKLPDFPYIYTALLDDSPSKSIRRKKVGGKKRRK from the coding sequence ATGGGATTTGACACACTCGGCCTTTCCGCCCCCGTTCTCGAAGCAGTTCTTGAAACGGGCTACACCAACCCGACCCCGATCCAGGCGCAGGCCATCCCGGTGATCCTGGAGGGCAAGGACGTCATTGGCGCATCCCAGACCGGCACCGGAAAGACCGCCGCCTTCGCGCTCCCATCCCTTTCCAAGATCGAGAAACTCGGCAAGCCCCAGATCCTCGTCCTTGAGCCGACCCGCGAGCTCGCCCACCAGGTCGCCGAGCAGTTCGAGAAATACGGTGCCAAGACCGGCATGAAGGTCGCGCTCCTCTACGGCGGCGTCGGCCTCGGCGAGCAGATGAAACAGCTCACGGACGGCGCGGACATCGTCGTCGCCACCCCGGGCCGCCTGGTCGATTGCTTCTATCGCGCCGCGATGCGCTTCGGCGAGGTGAAGATCCTGATCCTCGACGAGGTGGATCGCATGCTCGACATGGGCTTCCTCCCGCAGGTGCGGAAAATCGTCAACCTCTGCCCATGGGAAGGCCGCCAGACACTTTTCTTCTCAGCCACCATGCCCGCCGCGATCCAGACCTTCGCGCAATGGTGCCTGGTCGATCCGGTGAAGATCGAGATCGCCCGCCGCGAGGTTGCCGCAACCGTTTCCCACGCATTTTATCCCGTCTCCATCGATCAGCGCGACGAGCTCCTCCTCGCCCTCCTCAAGGAAACCGACTACCACTCCGTGATGATCTTCACCCGCACCCGCCGCGAGGCCGACGAGGTGACCGGCATGATCAAAGGCACCGGCCAGACCAAGGTCGCCGCCATGCACTCGGACATCAACCAGACCGACCGGATGAAGGCACTTGCCGGATTCAAGAGCGGCGAGTTCGAGATCCTCGTCGCCACCGACGTCGCCGCGCGCGGCATCGATGTCTCGGGCGTCTCCCACGTCATCAACTACCGCGTCCCGGAAAACGCCGAGGACTACGTCCACCGCATCGGGCGCACTGGCCGTGCCGAGGCCGAGGGCGACGCCTTCACCATCCTCACCGCCGACGAGCTCGATTTCGCGAAATCCGTCGAGATTTTCATCGGCAAGGAGATCAAGCGCGAGAAGCTCCCCGACTTCCCTTACATCTACACCGCCCTGCTCGACGACTCCCCCTCCAAGTCCATCCGAAGGAAGAAAGTCGGCGGGAAAAAGAGGCGGAAGTGA
- a CDS encoding polyprenyl synthetase family protein: MDLDGYLKGAAADVDAAMDGFLPSADERPGSIHEAMRYCIFAGGKRLRPVLCIAAAEACGGKREHALAAACAVELMHTYSLVHDDLPCMDDDELRRGRATCHKVYGEGMAVLCGDALLTEAFAVLAKSAPAGLHTVGDMVAELALAGGSRKLIGGQVLDLEGEGKTLPLEELVRIHEAKTAALLAASVRLGAMAAGGGQRELAALTTFGHALGLAFQIIDDILDVTQTTENLGKTAGKDEAVQKSTYPAVIGLEASREEAGRLTAEALGALAVFGDEAARLRQIAGRMLVREF, encoded by the coding sequence ATGGATCTGGATGGGTATCTCAAAGGGGCGGCGGCGGATGTGGATGCGGCGATGGACGGTTTCCTGCCAAGTGCCGACGAGCGTCCGGGAAGCATTCACGAGGCGATGCGCTATTGCATTTTTGCAGGCGGCAAGCGGCTCAGGCCGGTGCTTTGCATTGCGGCGGCCGAGGCTTGCGGCGGCAAGAGGGAGCATGCGCTTGCCGCTGCCTGTGCCGTGGAGCTGATGCACACATATTCCCTGGTGCACGACGACCTGCCCTGCATGGACGACGATGAACTGCGGCGCGGCCGCGCGACCTGCCACAAGGTCTATGGCGAGGGGATGGCGGTGCTTTGCGGCGATGCGCTGCTCACGGAGGCCTTCGCGGTGCTCGCGAAATCGGCTCCCGCCGGGCTTCATACAGTCGGTGACATGGTCGCGGAGCTGGCTCTCGCAGGCGGCAGCCGTAAGCTGATCGGCGGGCAGGTGCTGGATCTGGAAGGGGAGGGGAAAACGCTCCCCCTGGAGGAACTGGTCCGTATCCACGAGGCGAAGACCGCCGCGCTGCTGGCCGCCTCCGTCCGTCTCGGGGCGATGGCTGCCGGTGGCGGCCAGCGTGAGTTGGCGGCTCTGACCACCTTCGGACACGCCCTGGGGCTTGCCTTCCAGATCATCGACGACATCCTCGATGTCACCCAGACAACGGAAAACCTCGGCAAGACGGCGGGCAAGGACGAGGCGGTGCAAAAATCGACCTATCCGGCCGTGATCGGCCTGGAGGCATCGCGTGAAGAGGCCGGGCGGCTTACAGCCGAGGCTCTCGGCGCACTGGCTGTCTTCGGCGATGAGGCCGCGAGGCTCAGGCAGATTGCCGGGCGGATGCTGGTGCGGGAGTTCTGA
- a CDS encoding Mrp/NBP35 family ATP-binding protein produces MTNVEQIKEALRAVKYPGFSRDIVSFGLVRGVDLDGDSVRVRIEVATKDAKVPQQIFQDVHAVLDGIEGIASVKVDIEVKDAPEAAGGAVGKSSIPGVRRIIAVASGKGGVGKSTVAANIAVALAARGLKVGLCDCDLYGPSVAQMFGTTERPDANEHDEIIPIEAHGIKLMSMGFLLEDKSPVIVRGPMATRYTQQFLRQVAWGELDVLVLDLPPGTGDIQLTIVQTVAVDGAVIVTTPQEVALIDARKAVAMFAKVNVPILGLIENMAWFECDAGKRYYLFGEEGGVREAEDMDVPLLAQIPIDIPTGRGGEKGVPVALTDPKDSKVSAAFHAMVAGLEI; encoded by the coding sequence ATGACGAATGTTGAGCAGATCAAGGAGGCGCTGAGGGCGGTGAAATACCCCGGTTTTTCGAGGGACATCGTTTCCTTCGGGCTGGTCAGGGGCGTGGATCTGGATGGTGACTCCGTGCGCGTGCGGATCGAGGTCGCCACCAAGGATGCGAAGGTGCCGCAGCAGATTTTCCAGGATGTGCATGCGGTGCTGGACGGCATCGAGGGGATCGCCTCCGTGAAGGTGGACATCGAGGTCAAGGACGCACCGGAGGCCGCGGGCGGAGCTGTGGGGAAAAGTTCCATCCCGGGCGTGAGGCGCATCATCGCCGTCGCTTCGGGTAAGGGCGGGGTGGGGAAATCAACCGTCGCCGCGAACATCGCCGTCGCCCTCGCGGCACGCGGGCTCAAGGTCGGTCTCTGCGATTGCGATCTCTACGGTCCGTCGGTCGCCCAGATGTTCGGCACGACCGAGCGGCCAGATGCGAACGAGCACGACGAGATCATCCCGATCGAGGCACACGGCATCAAGCTCATGTCGATGGGCTTTCTGCTCGAAGACAAATCACCGGTCATCGTCCGCGGGCCGATGGCGACGCGCTATACCCAGCAGTTCCTCCGCCAGGTGGCGTGGGGGGAGCTCGATGTGCTGGTGCTCGACCTTCCGCCCGGCACGGGAGACATCCAGCTCACCATCGTCCAGACCGTTGCGGTGGATGGCGCGGTCATCGTCACGACCCCGCAGGAGGTGGCGCTCATCGATGCGCGGAAGGCCGTGGCGATGTTCGCAAAGGTGAACGTGCCCATCCTCGGACTGATCGAGAACATGGCTTGGTTCGAGTGCGATGCGGGGAAGCGCTACTACTTGTTTGGCGAGGAGGGCGGGGTGCGCGAGGCGGAAGACATGGATGTCCCGCTGTTGGCACAGATCCCCATCGACATCCCGACCGGGAGGGGCGGGGAAAAGGGTGTCCCCGTCGCCCTGACGGATCCGAAGGACAGCAAGGTCTCGGCCGCCTTCCATGCGATGGTGGCCGGCCTGGAGATATGA
- a CDS encoding tetratricopeptide repeat protein, whose amino-acid sequence MKHFPFLFLLLLCPLHAQDAAAPEEAAKELLPEQKEFLNLPEEERKEFAKNFGEASRFFQQKRIFECLEALREAEKIFSKSAELLNLRGSCYVEMRAFDKASAAFEEAVKISPKNTSIRFNIAEVLFVTKQWKEAHDLFQEILREIPENNMSLSRLVEFKILLCKKKLGQDEEVLIMAEKYDFQDDSPYYYYAKAALAYDEEKLLEAEEWLARANRIFRDPNIIAPWQDTLVEYGYIKSFYGDDTAPAAP is encoded by the coding sequence ATGAAACATTTTCCATTTCTATTCCTCCTTCTGCTCTGCCCGCTTCATGCGCAGGATGCGGCGGCTCCCGAGGAAGCCGCCAAGGAACTCCTCCCCGAGCAGAAGGAATTCCTCAACCTGCCCGAAGAGGAGCGCAAGGAGTTCGCGAAAAACTTCGGGGAGGCCTCCCGCTTTTTCCAACAGAAGCGCATCTTCGAGTGCCTGGAAGCACTCAGGGAAGCGGAGAAGATTTTCTCGAAAAGCGCGGAACTTCTCAACCTCCGCGGCTCCTGCTACGTGGAGATGCGCGCCTTCGACAAGGCTTCCGCCGCCTTCGAGGAAGCGGTCAAAATCTCCCCGAAAAACACGAGCATCCGCTTCAACATCGCGGAAGTGCTCTTTGTCACCAAGCAGTGGAAGGAAGCCCACGACCTTTTCCAGGAAATCCTCCGCGAAATCCCCGAGAACAACATGTCGCTGTCCCGCCTCGTCGAGTTCAAGATCCTGCTCTGCAAGAAAAAGCTGGGCCAAGACGAGGAAGTCCTCATCATGGCGGAAAAATACGACTTCCAGGACGATTCCCCCTACTATTACTACGCCAAGGCGGCGCTCGCCTACGATGAGGAGAAACTGCTAGAGGCCGAGGAGTGGCTGGCCCGCGCGAACCGCATTTTCCGCGATCCGAACATCATCGCGCCATGGCAGGACACGCTGGTGGAATACGGCTACATCAAGAGCTTCTACGGAGACGACACAGCGCCCGCCGCGCCCTGA
- a CDS encoding methyltransferase domain-containing protein encodes MTPFPPLPTELLHALLRYHIAPGDLAIDATAGNGFDTIFLAECVGETGRVIAIDIQEPAISATRVRLDAAGLSGRVALHHGTHVDLAEFAAGGVPSVIVFNLGYLPGGDSSVITRTEETLAALRSAIGILAPGGILAVTCYPAHPGGDAEAHAVEQSISTAPELRTARYGLIAKGKPAPFILLSCKQG; translated from the coding sequence ATGACCCCGTTCCCGCCGCTGCCCACAGAACTCCTCCACGCCCTGCTGCGTTATCACATTGCGCCGGGGGATCTGGCCATCGACGCCACCGCGGGCAACGGCTTCGATACGATTTTCCTTGCGGAATGCGTCGGGGAAACGGGCAGGGTCATCGCCATCGACATCCAGGAACCGGCGATCTCGGCCACGCGAGTGCGACTTGACGCGGCAGGGCTCAGCGGGCGGGTGGCCCTGCATCACGGAACCCATGTGGACCTGGCGGAGTTCGCGGCGGGCGGGGTGCCATCGGTGATCGTTTTCAACCTCGGCTACCTTCCGGGAGGCGACAGCTCGGTGATCACCCGCACGGAGGAAACCCTCGCTGCGCTACGCTCTGCCATCGGAATCCTCGCCCCCGGCGGCATCCTTGCGGTGACATGCTATCCCGCCCATCCCGGCGGGGACGCGGAGGCGCATGCCGTGGAGCAATCCATTTCCACAGCACCCGAGCTGCGCACCGCCCGCTATGGCCTGATCGCCAAGGGAAAACCCGCACCCTTCATCCTGCTGTCCTGCAAGCAAGGCTAG
- a CDS encoding FAD-binding oxidoreductase, which yields MGTNFQGQTIIGQGLAGSCLAWEFLWRGVPFRIADRGAGGSTRVAAGMVNPVTGKNFEPSWRISEFHPAAIAFYRRVEEELGITLWHPMPILRLAGSEKERGKISSKLGLAEVAAWVDGETAEVPAGFLAAYAVRGGGWLDAAGLISLSRRYFESLGLYDEGDCVSSPGQILCTGAAGLTEGQLGPHRCAKGEILTVSAAWPESHIRIGAGGWLVPIGSGLFRVGSTYEWDQLDESPTPAGLNRISEIAAKLGGAEFGVRDHVAGVRPILRRSQPLIGRDGGGNWTFNGLGSKGTLYAPGIAAMLADWMLDGKTPHPDFILPEAP from the coding sequence ATGGGCACGAACTTCCAAGGGCAAACGATCATCGGACAAGGCTTGGCCGGGAGCTGCCTTGCGTGGGAATTCCTGTGGCGCGGGGTGCCGTTCCGGATCGCGGACCGGGGTGCCGGTGGCAGCACCCGGGTTGCGGCGGGGATGGTGAATCCGGTGACGGGGAAAAACTTCGAGCCAAGCTGGCGGATCTCGGAGTTTCACCCGGCAGCCATCGCCTTCTACCGGCGGGTGGAGGAAGAACTTGGCATCACCTTATGGCACCCGATGCCTATCCTGCGGCTTGCGGGATCGGAAAAGGAGCGGGGGAAGATTTCCTCGAAGCTCGGCCTTGCGGAGGTGGCGGCATGGGTGGATGGGGAAACGGCGGAGGTGCCTGCGGGTTTCCTCGCCGCCTATGCGGTCAGGGGCGGTGGCTGGCTGGATGCGGCGGGCTTGATTTCCCTGAGCCGCCGCTATTTCGAAAGCCTCGGGCTGTATGACGAGGGCGACTGCGTATCCTCACCCGGGCAGATCCTCTGCACCGGTGCGGCGGGCTTGACGGAAGGGCAGCTTGGCCCCCACCGCTGTGCGAAAGGCGAGATCCTCACGGTGAGCGCCGCCTGGCCGGAGAGCCATATCCGCATCGGCGCGGGCGGCTGGCTGGTGCCCATAGGCAGCGGACTTTTCCGGGTCGGATCAACCTATGAGTGGGATCAGCTCGACGAGTCCCCCACCCCGGCGGGTTTGAATAGGATATCGGAAATCGCAGCGAAGCTGGGCGGGGCGGAGTTCGGGGTGAGGGATCATGTGGCCGGCGTTCGGCCCATCCTGCGGAGGAGCCAGCCGCTCATCGGGAGGGATGGTGGCGGGAACTGGACATTCAACGGCCTCGGCTCCAAGGGCACGCTCTACGCGCCCGGCATTGCGGCTATGCTGGCCGACTGGATGCTTGACGGAAAGACCCCGCACCCCGATTTCATCCTGCCAGAAGCCCCATGA
- a CDS encoding Gfo/Idh/MocA family oxidoreductase: MRMEQLRWGILGCGNVTEAKSGPAFGKVPGSSLVAVMRRDGAKAADYAERHGVGRWHDTAGTLINDPGVNAVYIATPPGSHCELALEVAAAGKPCYVEKPMARNAAECQKMVDAFAAAGLPLFVAYYRRGLPHFTQVKAMIDDGRHGPLLGVRYQFYSGHQANGTPEGWRYQPEISGGGLFWDLGSHALDLFDWWLGPLGFVQGQASKQSEASPVEEAVAMTAVSGSGVSFVGDWSFISREDVDRFELEFAHARVSGSVFGPMELRIETEIGETQTLVYPQPEHIQSGLIANIVSSLRTGAPALSTGVTAARTNAVIDKVAATA; this comes from the coding sequence ATGCGGATGGAACAGTTGCGCTGGGGGATTCTGGGCTGCGGGAACGTGACGGAGGCCAAGAGCGGTCCGGCCTTCGGGAAGGTGCCGGGCAGTTCGCTTGTCGCAGTGATGCGGCGGGACGGTGCGAAGGCGGCGGACTACGCGGAGCGCCACGGGGTGGGGCGCTGGCATGATACGGCGGGAACCCTGATCAACGATCCCGGGGTGAATGCGGTCTACATTGCGACGCCGCCGGGATCGCACTGCGAGCTCGCGCTGGAAGTGGCTGCTGCGGGAAAGCCATGCTATGTCGAGAAGCCGATGGCGCGGAACGCCGCCGAGTGCCAGAAGATGGTCGATGCCTTCGCAGCGGCGGGGCTCCCGCTTTTCGTCGCCTACTACCGTCGCGGCCTGCCCCATTTCACGCAAGTGAAGGCGATGATTGATGATGGCCGCCATGGCCCCTTGCTCGGCGTTCGCTACCAATTTTACAGCGGCCACCAGGCGAATGGAACGCCGGAAGGCTGGCGTTACCAGCCGGAGATATCGGGCGGAGGCTTGTTCTGGGATCTGGGGAGCCATGCGCTGGATCTTTTCGATTGGTGGCTCGGCCCGCTCGGATTCGTCCAAGGACAGGCATCGAAACAATCAGAAGCCTCGCCCGTGGAGGAAGCCGTCGCCATGACAGCCGTTTCAGGAAGCGGGGTTTCCTTCGTCGGGGACTGGAGCTTCATCAGCCGCGAGGACGTGGACAGGTTCGAGCTGGAGTTCGCACATGCCCGTGTCAGCGGATCCGTTTTCGGCCCGATGGAGTTGCGCATCGAGACGGAGATCGGGGAGACCCAGACCCTCGTCTACCCTCAGCCAGAACACATCCAGTCCGGATTGATCGCGAACATTGTCTCTAGCCTCCGCACCGGAGCCCCGGCACTGAGCACAGGTGTCACGGCTGCGCGAACCAATGCGGTCATCGACAAGGTTGCGGCCACTGCGTGA
- a CDS encoding PDZ domain-containing protein: MKTQSVLSFLGAIIAAFTLLPAVAQEKSKPEIRVIEFAESDGLRVEDMRKRIEERLKQADIDMSPEMRRELMKSLRRPAGDVPGDAKPRGEAPTKAPNEQPWMIGLMVEPVDDLLRTHLDLPKDVGVMVTRTVPGKPAAAAGIVPNDILLSAGDRKIAGIGDLRDAVQAAGKSGKPLKLAIIHEGKRREVSIDPDGPKPEQEKKDDKPSGGVERGQMLRPGVDAMQRHNRQMEEMGNQMRRMNQQIERQQKQIEMLEKRLAESNRNRPEPD, encoded by the coding sequence ATGAAAACCCAATCAGTCCTCTCATTCCTCGGCGCGATCATCGCTGCCTTCACTCTCCTCCCTGCAGTGGCTCAGGAGAAATCCAAACCCGAAATCCGGGTGATCGAATTTGCCGAAAGCGATGGGCTGAGGGTGGAAGACATGCGGAAGCGGATCGAAGAGCGCCTCAAGCAGGCAGACATCGACATGAGCCCGGAAATGCGCCGCGAGCTGATGAAATCGTTGCGTCGCCCTGCGGGCGATGTTCCCGGGGATGCCAAACCAAGGGGCGAGGCGCCCACGAAAGCCCCGAATGAACAACCATGGATGATCGGCCTGATGGTTGAGCCGGTGGACGATTTGCTCCGCACCCATCTTGATCTGCCCAAGGACGTTGGGGTGATGGTTACCCGGACGGTTCCCGGCAAGCCCGCCGCCGCAGCGGGTATCGTGCCCAACGACATCCTTCTCTCCGCAGGCGACCGCAAGATTGCGGGCATCGGAGACCTCAGGGATGCGGTGCAAGCCGCAGGGAAGTCCGGGAAACCGCTCAAGCTTGCCATCATCCATGAAGGAAAGCGGCGCGAGGTCAGCATCGATCCCGATGGCCCGAAACCGGAGCAGGAGAAAAAGGACGACAAACCATCCGGCGGCGTGGAGCGCGGACAAATGCTCCGCCCGGGTGTGGACGCCATGCAGCGCCATAACCGCCAGATGGAGGAAATGGGCAACCAGATGCGCCGCATGAACCAGCAAATCGAAAGGCAGCAGAAGCAGATCGAGATGCTTGAAAAACGCCTCGCCGAGAGCAACCGGAACCGGCCCGAGCCGGATTGA
- a CDS encoding M20 family metallopeptidase, with amino-acid sequence MFLQQLIRIPSVNPDHATPTRPGLSGEKAMADFLASHLTEAGAEVTLEEIQPSRPNLIARFAPLDGRPRILLGPHLDTVSVTGMIIDPFSGEIRDGKIWGRGASDTKGPMAAMVEALLENKRILADLPVAVDFVAFMGEEASQHGSKHFARHHAKHYRFAIVGEPTSMDIVHITKGSLWATLTATGVPAHSSQPHLGDNAILKLSRSLLDLQEYLSPALAAYANPILGPSTINIGTVNGGTAPNIVPDCATAQIDIRLTPELHSSGGALQLLREAIAQLRLPLEISYAHENPPMETDPQDPYIRKLLSTHVGTRLVGAPWFSDAAHLSAAGLPAICIGPGSIAQAHTKDEYIEIAAYEEGRAFFSTFIRSLAD; translated from the coding sequence ATGTTTCTCCAGCAGCTCATCCGCATCCCTTCCGTCAACCCCGACCACGCCACCCCGACCAGGCCCGGCCTGAGCGGAGAAAAGGCGATGGCCGACTTCCTTGCAAGCCACCTCACCGAAGCAGGTGCCGAGGTCACCCTTGAGGAAATCCAGCCGAGCCGCCCGAACCTCATCGCCCGCTTCGCCCCGCTCGATGGCCGCCCCCGCATCCTCCTCGGCCCACACCTCGATACCGTCAGCGTCACGGGCATGATCATAGACCCCTTCTCCGGCGAGATCCGCGACGGAAAAATCTGGGGACGCGGCGCATCCGATACGAAAGGCCCCATGGCTGCGATGGTCGAAGCCCTGCTGGAAAACAAGCGCATTCTGGCCGATCTCCCCGTCGCAGTCGATTTCGTCGCCTTCATGGGCGAGGAGGCCTCACAGCACGGCTCCAAACACTTCGCCCGGCACCATGCGAAGCACTACCGGTTCGCCATCGTCGGCGAGCCGACATCGATGGACATCGTTCACATCACCAAGGGTTCCCTTTGGGCCACCCTGACAGCCACCGGCGTCCCCGCCCATTCCTCCCAGCCGCATCTCGGCGACAACGCCATCCTCAAGCTCTCCCGCTCCCTCCTCGATCTCCAGGAATATCTCTCCCCGGCGCTAGCCGCATACGCCAATCCCATCCTCGGCCCCTCGACCATCAATATCGGCACAGTCAACGGCGGCACCGCCCCGAACATCGTCCCGGACTGCGCGACGGCACAAATCGACATCCGCCTGACACCCGAGCTTCACTCTTCCGGCGGAGCCCTCCAGCTTCTCCGCGAAGCCATCGCCCAGCTCCGCCTGCCTCTGGAAATTTCCTACGCCCATGAAAACCCGCCCATGGAGACCGATCCGCAAGATCCGTACATCAGGAAACTCCTCTCCACCCATGTCGGCACCCGGCTTGTCGGAGCGCCGTGGTTCTCGGATGCCGCCCACCTCTCCGCCGCCGGCCTGCCCGCGATCTGCATCGGCCCCGGATCCATCGCCCAGGCACACACCAAGGATGAGTATATCGAGATCGCCGCCTACGAGGAAGGCCGGGCGTTCTTCTCCACATTCATCCGCTCCCTCGCCGACTGA